Genomic segment of Pirellulales bacterium:
GCATCGGCATCACGACCCGGACCGAACAGCAAGACTTTTGCAATGGGCCAGACGCTGCCGTTGCGCCAAAACGGACCTTCGAATGTAAATGTTTCTCGCCACCATATGGGGATCGTGGCCCAGCGCTGCGACCAATTGCCATTTTCGGGGTGCAATCGGTAATCGTTTTTCACCCAGTAGCTGAATCCTCCGCCAAGGTGGGCGGTTTCGTCGAAGGTGATGGACTTCCGGCTCGCCGCGCTTAGCCCCAAGGCAACGTGTAAGACCAAGAGCGCGACGACCGGCAACGGCCCGCGCAGCCAGCCTGCGGTGCGTGGCACGGATGGTGTCGTCTTTTTTTTAGGCATGTGCGGGCGTGCGGCGGACAGGCAAAGCGAAGCTCTTAGCCTGTTCTGCGATACCGCTGTGCGTCAATAGTGTGCTGCGATGATACGCCGCCGGTCGCTATTCCCCGCCGAGTCTCGAAAATGGCGGACGGCCCACTTTTCGTGCAGGCCAAGCGAGGCCACGCGACGTCGGTTCGTCTGTTTCAGTCGAGTAATGCGGCGTTTTAGGCGGCCGAAAGGGCTTGCCCGACCCCGCGAATTCGACTCGGTGCCTGTGCGGGCGTCACCCCCCGGCTTGAGTTCCCCAACTGCTACCGTTAGCATCCGCTGTCACGCCCCCCGAGCGGGCGCCTGCGATGGCCCCCAGACGCAGGCGGCCGGCCACGGATGACCTAGCAGACCCAGGACGAGTCACCCCCAGAGAGACCCGGGCGATGAATGCCACACCGCGCCTGTCGTTGGCGATACCGATTTTTAACGAGCGCGAGGTGCTGCCCAAGCTATTAGCGCGCGTGAAGAAAGTCTTGGCCGACATCCCCGGCGGCCCGCACGAGATCGTCTTGGTTGATGACGGCAGCACGGACGGGACGGTCGAGATGCTGGAGGAGGCCGCGCGCGAGGATCCCCGCATCGTGGCCATCTGCCTGTCGCGCAATTTTGGACATCAGGTGGCCATCACCGCCGCGCTCGACCATGTAACCGGGGACGCTGTCGTCGTCATGGACGGCGATCTGCAAGACCCGCCCGAGGTGATCCCGCAGTTCCTGGCAAAACGTGCCGAAGGGTTCGACGTCGTCTACGCGCAGCGCGGCCAGCGAAAAGAGAGTTGGTATTTGCGATTGTCGTACTACCTGTTCTATCGCGTGGTCGCGTCCTTGTCCGATACGCGACTACCACTCGACAGCGGAGACTTCGCGCTATTGTCACGCCCTGTAGTCGATGCCATGCGTCAGGCGCGCGAGCGGCAGCGCTACTTGCGAGGACTGCGCTCCTGGGTCGGATTTCGCCAGACCGGAATCATCATCGATCGACCCGGCCGCGAAGCCGGAGAATCGAAATACACACCGCTGAAATTGCTGAAGCTGGCCTCGGACGGCATCTTCGCCTTTTCGATCGTGCCGTTGCGTGCGGCGCTGGTGTTGGGCCTGGTCGCCATCCTGGCCTCGATTGCCTACGCCGTGTACGCCATCCTGGCGCGGTTGGTGTTCGAGAAGAATACGCCGCCAGGGTTCGCCTCGCTGATCGTCGTCATTGTCTTTCTGGCGGGCGTGCAGCTGCTGCTGTTGGGAGTGGTCGGCGAATATGTCGGCCGAATTTACGAAGAAGTCAAAGGCCGACCGCACTACGTCGTGGGCAAACTCTTTCGCTCGAAGTGACGGCGCGATGCGCCCTGAGAAGTGCGCGGGCCGAAGGCGGCAGCAGAGCCGGCGAATCATGCGGCGAACATCGTGATTCAAACGATGAATCACGTCCGCGCGGGCTCTTGGCCTACGAGCACCAGGTTGTCCTGGTAATAAACAATGGCCTCGGCCGGATTGAGGTTGAAGATCGCGCGACCGTCGGTTTGCCAGCGACCGCGATCGAGGCGAAACACGGCCGTGGCCGCCCGCAAGTTGCCGACGGCCTCGACTTCTTCCATTCCGCCCCCTTCGATTGCTTCGAAGGCGATGGTCGTGGCCACGAAGGCGCACAACTCGCTGGTTTGCCGATGCCGCGCATAGGTGACGTCGTCGTCGAACTGGCAGTCGGTCCAGCGCAGCCCGCGCGGCTTACCGCTGGCGCTGGCCAACTCAAAGAACTTTGCTTCCAGACGTTCACGTTGCAAGTGAAACGCAGAGCGATAGCGCTGATATTCTGCGCGCTGCCATCGCGCGCGAACCTTGCGCCATAAGACGGCGGTGGTCACAATCACCGCCACTCCGACTACCGCGACGAGCCACCACCACTGCGACAACATACTTCCTCCCGCGCGTCAAGAAACACGCAGCACCACACCCGACGCACTCGATTGATTTTACGCCTGGCGCGGTGGCCAATGCAAGCACGGTAGCAAGTCATTCATAACGACTACAAAGTCGGGCGGTGCCTGGGGTCGGCGCATTCGCCGCCCCCCAGCTTGCGGCGAAGAACGGGGGACTCACTTCGCTCGACCCCAGCCACCCATATACAAAAATGGGACTTTGCAGTCGTCCTAGCAGGTCATTGTAGCGGCGGCAGGAAATGCCCCCTGGATAACGCCTTTCCCGCGCAGTCATTGCGGGAAACGTGTGGAAAACTATTGAACTTTGCCGTCGCGACGTGGATATTTGGCCGGGGCCACGGCGCTCGCGGCAGCCAAGACACCTGGTTGCTGCCGCCGGGAGCCAGCCTGACAAGAATCTCCATCCTTCATGTTCGCCATCCGGGGCCACCATGCATCCCAACAAGCTCGGCCTGATCGTTCCGATCCTGCTCATTACCCTCGGCGCCGGCTGGCTGTTGACCACTGTCGGCGTGGCGCCGGGCATCGATTGGGTGTGGACATTGGGCCTGGCGATCGTCGGAGTCTTGACGTTCGTCATCGGCGGATTCGACAAAGTTACAGTCGTGCTCGGCCCATTCTTTATCATTGCCAGCCTTCTTTCGGTCCTTAGGCAGACAGATCGACTGGTGGTCGACACCGAAGTGCCCGTCCTGGTCATCGTGGCCGGGATACTGCTTCTGGTCGCGCGACTGCCAGTCGTGCCCTTGCCAAAATGGATCACGGCCGACGTGCACCAGCGACCGCCGGACGCAGAAAGGTAACCGGTCGCTTCGTTTCTCGTTTTGCCGGAAGGACGTTCGGTCTTCGCCGTGGCCCGTGTTGGTTCAATTTGTTCCTCTGTCGTAGCACCCCTTGCCATTCACTGTGCACATAGGTCGCTCGCTGGCGGCTATTACGAAGCCGTCGAGATTGCCCAGCGCTGTGGCTGTGATTGCGCGCAGGTCATTACGAACAACCGGCCAACGGGGCATCGTCCAAGGGTCGTCGGCAGCAATAAGGCGGCCACCGCATTTTCCTTGCCCCCCTGTTTTCGGGGCCATATGCTGGGCTCTACGGGCAGCGACTCTTCGCTGCAAGCCAGTCTTATATGCAGACGCTTCGGGCGGATCTAACGTTGTGACGTTAGGCGTCTGGGTCGCCCACGGTTCTTCGAGCAACACCAGAAGGGGTAATCTATGTCCACGAATCGTGCTGACGGGTCTCGCACCAATCACACATGAGGCCAGCCCATGACCACACAGGGGAAGAATCGCCGCATCGCCGGCATCTTACGGCTTTCTCTATTCAGCCTGCTTGCCATCACTTCGCTTGCGACGACACGCACCGTCCGTGCCCAAGCTCTCGTTCCAGGCGATATTGTCATGGCTGCGGGGATTGGCCCATCGGCAAATAACGACGTGGGTTTGGTGATTGTTGATCCCACGACTGGCGATCGCACGGTTCTATCTGATAACACTACGGGGGCAGGACCAAATTTTGCTAGTCCGGAGGGCGTGGCAATCGAGCCTGATGGCGATCTACTCGTTGCGGATCGCAATGGAGGACCAGGAGGGGCCGCGAGTATCTTTCGCGTCGACCCTTTGACCGGCAATCGGTCCATAATTTCATCGAATGGAATCGGAACCGGGCAGAGTCTTGGCGAGCCGTTTGGAATCATCGAAGTCGGCGGCACGATTTTCGTTGCAAATGGAAATGCGGCCGATCTGCTATCCATCGACCCCACAACGGGTAATCGCACATTGTTTTCTGGAGGGGCAGTCGGTACGGGCCACCAATTCTTTTTTCCTGTTGGGATCACAGCTCTGGGGAATAGCCTGTTCGTATCGGACATGTCCAACTTGGCTTTTCAAGTCGATCCTTCGACGGGAAACCGTGTGAATTTTCCCGGCTTAGGACACAACGTCCCTTCAGGCCCAACCGGCATCACCGTTAGTCCATCCGGAGAGATTCTAATTGCAAGCGGGCTGAGCCCGAACGCAGAATCCGTTGCCGGCGTCTACACCATTGATCCTTTAACTCAAATCTATTCGTTAGTATCAGGTGGTTCCGTTGGAACCGGTCCCTTGCCAAGCAATAGCGGTCCTGCTGGCATTGCCACTGAGTCCAATGGAACAATCATTCTTTCCGACAGCGTGTTAAATGCCGTGATGTCGATTGATCCCACTACCGGCAACCGAGCGATACTTTCCGACGCAACTCATGGGGTTGGAGTTTCCTTCTTTTATCCGCAGGGCGTACTCGTGATTCCCAACGTCCCCGAGCCTTCGACGATCATTCTCGCCGCCCTTGGCGGTCTAGTTTTGTTGGCCTGCCGTCGACGGGTCCGCTAGGCAAACGAAAAACCCTTGGGCAGCATGAGCACAACAACTTCTACCCGCACGCGATGGTTCCAGTTTGGCCTGCGTGAATTGCTTTGGCTGGTCCTTGCTACCGCGTCTTTTACGTTTGCAATCCGCGAACACATGGAACTCGTTCAACAGCG
This window contains:
- a CDS encoding PEP-CTERM sorting domain-containing protein; translated protein: MAAGIGPSANNDVGLVIVDPTTGDRTVLSDNTTGAGPNFASPEGVAIEPDGDLLVADRNGGPGGAASIFRVDPLTGNRSIISSNGIGTGQSLGEPFGIIEVGGTIFVANGNAADLLSIDPTTGNRTLFSGGAVGTGHQFFFPVGITALGNSLFVSDMSNLAFQVDPSTGNRVNFPGLGHNVPSGPTGITVSPSGEILIASGLSPNAESVAGVYTIDPLTQIYSLVSGGSVGTGPLPSNSGPAGIATESNGTIILSDSVLNAVMSIDPTTGNRAILSDATHGVGVSFFYPQGVLVIPNVPEPSTIILAALGGLVLLACRRRVR
- a CDS encoding glycosyltransferase family 2 protein, with translation MNATPRLSLAIPIFNEREVLPKLLARVKKVLADIPGGPHEIVLVDDGSTDGTVEMLEEAAREDPRIVAICLSRNFGHQVAITAALDHVTGDAVVVMDGDLQDPPEVIPQFLAKRAEGFDVVYAQRGQRKESWYLRLSYYLFYRVVASLSDTRLPLDSGDFALLSRPVVDAMRQARERQRYLRGLRSWVGFRQTGIIIDRPGREAGESKYTPLKLLKLASDGIFAFSIVPLRAALVLGLVAILASIAYAVYAILARLVFEKNTPPGFASLIVVIVFLAGVQLLLLGVVGEYVGRIYEEVKGRPHYVVGKLFRSK